The DNA region GCTGCGTTTCGCCCGCCATGGTGCGGATCAATTCCACCGACTATGCAGTCGACGTTTCGGCGCAGGCGGGAGCCGACTGGAAGCACGATCTCTGGGCAGCGCTCTGCAGCGCTCCAGTTTCCTGAGCGGCAGTACGGCACGGCTTGATCGATCGCGGCGTCAGCCTTTTCGGGGACGGATCTCCATGAACACGTATGGTGCGCCGGTCTCCGACGGGATCGCATAAACGTCATAGGACGCCTCCGGGTCGTCGCCCATTCCCAACGAGCCAGACGGCATGCCCGGCACGGCCAGCCCTCGAACGGGTGGCCGCTCCCGCAACAGGCGCTGGACGGCCTCGAGCGGCACGTGTCCCTCAAGGTAGTATTCCTCGATGACGGCGGTGTGGCATCCCTCCAATTCGGCGGGCACGTGCAGTCGCGCCTTGACAGCGGCAAGGTCGCCGGTGTCGCGGGCGTCGACGGAAAATCCTGCCGCCGCCATCGCCTTCGACCATTCATGGCAGCAGCCGCAGTTCGGATCCTTATAGACGGTCATCTCGGCCGGGACAGTGGCATGGGCCCTTCCCCCAAGGAACACTAGGGCGGATGCCGCCATCGCGATGAAGCTTCTCCTGTGCATCGTCTCCACTCCTCGATGTCCCGCCGCCCGGATGCCTCCGGGCGGCGGGAGGCTGGCTTACTTTACCTCGGTGACGGTCAGCTTGCCATTCACGCGTTCGGCAACGAACTCGATGTTCGAACCTTCCTTGAGCCTTTCGAGCAGAGCCGGGTCTTCGACGCGGAAGACCATCGTCATCGCAGGCATGTCGAGGCTCTTCAGGTCCTCATGCTTGATGGTGACCTTGTTGGTCTTGGTGTCGACCTTGTTGACGACACCCTTGGTGAATTCCTGGGCGAACGCACCGAAGGCTGCGCTGGCCGAAAGCAGGGCGGCTACGCCGATCTTGATCATTGCGGTTTTCATCTCTGTGTCTCCTTGGTTTCGATTATTTCCCGGCGACGGTGACGTCGCCATGCATGCCAGCCTCGTAGTGGCCGGGGATCAGGCAGGCGAACTTGAACTGCCCGTCGGTGGTGAACTTCCAGACGATCTCGCCGGATTGGCCGGCCGGAAGTCGGATCGAATTCGGATCGTCGTGTTCCATCTCCGGGAACTTCTCCATGACCGCCTTGTGCTCAAGGATCTTGTCTTCCTGATCGAGCACGAACTCGTGGTCGACCGTCCCGGCATTCTTGATCGCGATCTTGACCGTCTGCCCCTTGCGGACGTTGAAGACGGCGGGGGTGAATAGCATCTTGCCGTCGTCGGTTTCCTTCATCGTGACGCGGATCGTCTGCGTGGCCTTGGCTTTATCGCCAGGTTCGCCGATGGCCATTTTCTCAGCGTGGCCGCCGGCATGATTGCCGGCAGCCAAGGCTGGGGTTGCAAGGGCGGCCAGCGCCAGTGCCAATACAAAGTTCTTCATGGGTAAATCCTTTTCTTGATGTGGAAGATGGAGCCTCAGCCGTTTGTCGGCTTCGGGGTGATTTGCGTCTTCGCGTCCTTGGCCTTGGTCGCCGCCGGCAGTTCGCCGGTCCATTCCCAGGCCTGCGTTCCGGGCGGGTTCTCGTACCAGCCCGGATCGGCGTAATCGTCCGCCGAGATGCCCTCGCGGACCTTCACGACCGAGAACATGCCGCCCATCTCGATGGGGCCGTGCGGCCCCCAGCCGGTCATCATCGGAACGGTGTTCTCGGGAATGGGCATTTCCATTTCGCCCATGTCGGCCATGCCCTTGGTGCCCATGGGCATGTATTCAGGCTGCAGCTTCCTGATCTTCTCGGCGACCTTCGACTTGTCCGCACCGATGAAGGTCGGAATGTCGTGACCCATGGCGTTCATCGTGTGGTGCGACTTGTGGCAATGGATCGCCCAGTCGCCGAGATACCTGGCGTCGAACTCGTAGGCGCGCATCGCGCCGACCGGGATGTCGATGCTCACCTCCGGCCATCGCGCTTCCGGCCGCACCCAGCCACCGTCGGTACATGTCACTTCGAAATCGTAGCCATGCATGTGGATCGGGTGGTTCGTCATCGTCAGGTTGCCGACGCGGACGCGGACGCGGTCGTTCCTGGAAACCACCAGGGGGCTGATGTCCGGGAACACGCGGCTGTTCCAGCACCACATGTTGAAGTCGGTCATCTCCATGATGCGCGGCACGTAGGAGCCGGGATCGATGTCGTAGGCGTTGAGCAGGAAGACGAAGTCGCGGTCGACGCGCATGAACTTCGGATCCTTGGGATGGACGACGAAGAAGCCCATCATGCCCATGGCCATCTGCACCATCTCGTCGGAGTGCGGGTGGTACATGAAGGTGCCGGACTTCACGAGGTCGAACTCGTAGACGTAGGTCTTGCCGACCGGGATGTGCGGCTGCGTCAGGCCGCCGACGCCGTCCATGCCCGACGGCACGAGCATGCCGTGCCAGTGGATCGTCGTGTGCTCCGGCAGCTTGTTGGTGACGAAGATGCGGACGCGGTCGCCTTCGACGGCCTCGATCGTCGGGCCGGGCGACTGTCCGTTGTAACCCCATAAATATGCGGTCATGCCGTCGGCCATCTCGCGCTCGACCGGTTCGGCGACGAGGTGGAACTCCTTGACGCCGTTGTTCATCCGGTGAGGCAGGGTCCAGCCGTTGAGGGTGACCACCGGCTGGTAGTCCGGACCCGAGGCCGGATGAAGCGGCGGCTGCATGTCGGCCGATGCCATTGTCGGGGCGTCGGGCAGACCCATCGCCGATGTCTTTGTCCAGGCGCCGGCCGCCAGCAGCGCCGCGCTCGCACCGAACAGTTGTCGTCTGTTGAACATGGTGAGTTCCTTTCTCAATGGCCGCCGCCGCTGCTGCTTTCGGAAGCAGCGGCGACCTCGGTCTCTGCCGACGCGTTCGTCGCGCCGCCGCCGTAGATCGCCGGCGCGAGGTTGGCTTCGGCGAGCCAGAAGTCGCGCTTCGCATTGACGGAAAGCAGCATGGCGTTGATTTTGTCGCGGGTGTCGGTCAGCAGCTCGAAGGTGTTGGTGATCATGCCGTTGTAGGTCAGCAGGGATTCTTCTTCGACCTTGGTGCGCAGCGGCACGACGGCGTTGCGGTAGTGCCGCGCGATGTCGTAGTTCGCGCGGTAGGCCTCATAGGCGGATCGTGCTTGCGAGCGGACATTGACGGCCTTCTCGGCGAGCTGGTTTGCCGCCCGCATATAGGCCACCTCGGCCTTGCGCATGCGGGCCTTGCCGGTGTCGAAGATCGGGATGGCGAACTCCAGCTCGACCTGAGCCGTCGTCCTTGTCTTCTTCTCGTCGTCCTCGATTTCCTGTTCGGTTTCGAAGCCCGTCAGGATTTCGAGGTCGGTGACGTAACGTGTGGCTTCGGTGAGCCCATAGGACCTGGCAGTGGCCTCCAGTTCGAGCTTCGCGACCTGCAGGTCGATCCGGTTTCGGAGGGCTTCGGCCTCGATGGTGTCGCGCCGGACGACGGCCTTGGGTAGCGGTGGCAGGCTGTTGGGAACCTGGTAGTCCAGGTCGGAGCCCCACAGACCCATCAGCCGTGTCAGCTCCTCCTTGGCGAGACGGGCCGCCAGGCGGGCCTTCGCCGTTTCTGCGGCGAGTTCGGCGACGAACACATGTTCGCGGGCCTGGGCGCCCTTGGCCATCGCGCCGGTCTCGCCCAGCTTCTCGGCCAGTTCGGAAGCGGCGTCGGCCGCTGCCTGGGCACGCTGGAGCTGCCCGACGTTTTCCCAGGCCGCCACCGCGCCGATAAAGGCACGCCGCGTGTCGGCGGCGAGCTGGAGGGTCGTCACCGCCGCGGTCAACTGCGCCTGGCGGAAGCGGGTGTCGGCGATCGCCACGTCCCGGTTCTTCGTC from Rhizobium sullae includes:
- a CDS encoding DUF411 domain-containing protein, coding for MHRRSFIAMAASALVFLGGRAHATVPAEMTVYKDPNCGCCHEWSKAMAAAGFSVDARDTGDLAAVKARLHVPAELEGCHTAVIEEYYLEGHVPLEAVQRLLRERPPVRGLAVPGMPSGSLGMGDDPEASYDVYAIPSETGAPYVFMEIRPRKG
- a CDS encoding copper-binding protein, with the protein product MKTAMIKIGVAALLSASAAFGAFAQEFTKGVVNKVDTKTNKVTIKHEDLKSLDMPAMTMVFRVEDPALLERLKEGSNIEFVAERVNGKLTVTEVK
- a CDS encoding cupredoxin domain-containing protein, with protein sequence MKNFVLALALAALATPALAAGNHAGGHAEKMAIGEPGDKAKATQTIRVTMKETDDGKMLFTPAVFNVRKGQTVKIAIKNAGTVDHEFVLDQEDKILEHKAVMEKFPEMEHDDPNSIRLPAGQSGEIVWKFTTDGQFKFACLIPGHYEAGMHGDVTVAGK
- a CDS encoding multicopper oxidase family protein, translated to MFNRRQLFGASAALLAAGAWTKTSAMGLPDAPTMASADMQPPLHPASGPDYQPVVTLNGWTLPHRMNNGVKEFHLVAEPVEREMADGMTAYLWGYNGQSPGPTIEAVEGDRVRIFVTNKLPEHTTIHWHGMLVPSGMDGVGGLTQPHIPVGKTYVYEFDLVKSGTFMYHPHSDEMVQMAMGMMGFFVVHPKDPKFMRVDRDFVFLLNAYDIDPGSYVPRIMEMTDFNMWCWNSRVFPDISPLVVSRNDRVRVRVGNLTMTNHPIHMHGYDFEVTCTDGGWVRPEARWPEVSIDIPVGAMRAYEFDARYLGDWAIHCHKSHHTMNAMGHDIPTFIGADKSKVAEKIRKLQPEYMPMGTKGMADMGEMEMPIPENTVPMMTGWGPHGPIEMGGMFSVVKVREGISADDYADPGWYENPPGTQAWEWTGELPAATKAKDAKTQITPKPTNG
- a CDS encoding TolC family protein; this encodes MITIRKLAAVATLPVVLASCVSGADYAKRDAGFSTVAAKTSTVTAKQTVWVQNQQQAQAASAQVKTLLARKQALDAETAVQIALLNNKGLQAAYADLGDSAADAWQSTLFINPTVSIGTTGIGTPELEAFKTIEGMITTNILALATKNRDVAIADTRFRQAQLTAAVTTLQLAADTRRAFIGAVAAWENVGQLQRAQAAADAASELAEKLGETGAMAKGAQAREHVFVAELAAETAKARLAARLAKEELTRLMGLWGSDLDYQVPNSLPPLPKAVVRRDTIEAEALRNRIDLQVAKLELEATARSYGLTEATRYVTDLEILTGFETEQEIEDDEKKTRTTAQVELEFAIPIFDTGKARMRKAEVAYMRAANQLAEKAVNVRSQARSAYEAYRANYDIARHYRNAVVPLRTKVEEESLLTYNGMITNTFELLTDTRDKINAMLLSVNAKRDFWLAEANLAPAIYGGGATNASAETEVAAASESSSGGGH